In one Nicotiana sylvestris chromosome 8, ASM39365v2, whole genome shotgun sequence genomic region, the following are encoded:
- the LOC138874972 gene encoding uncharacterized protein, producing the protein MKQLNLNIEAVGTNRITELHELDEFQFLAFESTMVYKERMKRLHDKNIVERNFSPEDMVLLYNSRLRLFPGKLKSRWSGPFRVAEVLPSGALEIALEKDSHTFIVNGQRLKPYVGMDEPKKVLVIHLTEPQRSSKP; encoded by the coding sequence ATGAAACAGCTAAATCTAAATATTGAGGCTGTGGGAACAAATAGaatcacagaattgcatgagctagACGAGTTCCAATTTCTTGCTTTCGAGAGCACGATGGtgtacaaggagagaatgaagaggttgcacgacaagaacattgttgagcgaaATTTCAGTCCCGAAGACATGGTCTTGCTttataactcaagattaaggctatttccgggtaaactcaagtcacgatggtctggaccatttcggGTGGCCGAAGTTCTCCCTTCAGGTGCCTTAGAGATTGCCTTAGAAAAAGATTCCCATACATTTATAGTCAATGGGCAAAGATTGAAACCATATGTGGGCATGGATGAACCCAAGAAAGTGTTAGTGATCCatctgactgaacctcagaggtcgagcAAGCCTTAA